Proteins found in one archaeon genomic segment:
- a CDS encoding S-methyl-5'-thioadenosine phosphorylase, with protein MKPRAEVGVFGGSGFYRLFGDSEQVTVRTKYGAPSAKVAISSLGGREVAFLPRHGVRHEFPPHKVPYLANVSAFSQLGVQRVIAPTAVGSLRAEIKPGDFVFCDQFVNFTSGRVGTFYDGPETTHVGMAEPYCPEMRSVAVAAAKKLGLKFHEKGTVVVIEGPRFSTKAESRFFSKQGWDVVNMTQYPEVVLARELELCYLNVSLATDYDAGLEGDPEAAPVSHEEVVRVFNQNIERLRGLISEVAKGLPEERGCDCKAALKHARLSA; from the coding sequence GTGAAGCCGAGGGCGGAGGTCGGCGTCTTTGGCGGTTCAGGCTTCTACAGGCTCTTCGGAGACTCGGAACAGGTAACGGTGAGGACGAAGTATGGGGCGCCAAGCGCGAAGGTCGCTATCTCGAGTTTGGGAGGGAGAGAGGTCGCCTTCCTGCCTCGGCACGGGGTCAGGCACGAGTTCCCTCCGCACAAGGTCCCCTACTTGGCCAATGTCAGCGCGTTCAGCCAGCTCGGGGTTCAGAGGGTAATCGCGCCGACCGCAGTGGGGAGCCTGAGAGCTGAGATCAAGCCGGGCGACTTTGTCTTCTGCGACCAGTTCGTGAACTTCACCTCGGGCAGGGTCGGGACCTTCTACGATGGGCCGGAGACGACCCACGTCGGGATGGCCGAGCCCTACTGCCCAGAGATGAGGAGTGTGGCTGTGGCGGCCGCAAAGAAATTGGGCCTGAAGTTCCATGAGAAGGGGACGGTCGTGGTCATCGAAGGACCGAGGTTCTCGACCAAGGCGGAGAGCAGGTTCTTCTCGAAGCAGGGCTGGGACGTGGTCAACATGACCCAGTACCCGGAGGTCGTGCTCGCCAGGGAGCTCGAGCTCTGCTACCTCAACGTGTCTCTTGCGACGGACTACGACGCAGGCCTGGAGGGAGACCCGGAGGCGGCGCCCGTTTCTCACGAGGAAGTCGTCAGGGTCTTCAATCAGAACATTGAGAGGCTCAGGGGCCTGATATCCGAGGTGGCGAAAGGACTCCCGGAGGAGCGAGGGTGCGACTGCAAGGCCGCC
- a CDS encoding translation initiation factor IF-2 subunit beta, which produces MARSYEELLTRARSGVAKDTKKSGALRLELPEADVIWVGNKTIFRNYAEFPKLLRRESPRVLMYLAKELATAASVDGDRAIFIGRKDRDSFSQLLQRYLKDGVICPVCGSPDTHLDKEKRMWFMVCEACGARSVAKVA; this is translated from the coding sequence ATGGCGCGATCATACGAGGAACTCCTCACGAGGGCCAGGTCTGGAGTCGCAAAGGACACCAAGAAGTCCGGCGCCCTCCGCCTCGAGCTCCCAGAAGCCGACGTGATCTGGGTTGGCAACAAGACGATCTTCCGCAACTACGCTGAGTTCCCCAAGCTTCTTCGGAGGGAGTCGCCCCGCGTCCTGATGTACCTCGCCAAGGAGCTCGCGACGGCCGCCTCGGTTGATGGAGACAGGGCCATCTTCATAGGGAGGAAGGACCGGGACTCGTTCTCGCAGCTCCTCCAGCGGTATCTCAAGGACGGGGTCATCTGCCCGGTTTGCGGGAGCCCCGACACGCACCTCGACAAGGAAAAGAGGATGTGGTTCATGGTCTGCGAGGCCTGCGGTGCCCGCTCCGTCGCCAAAGTGGCGTAG
- a CDS encoding DUF424 domain-containing protein, translating to MPAPSPKWRRMDHKGFSVRTAAFQGRVLVNICDEELVGKVVEEGKLKVHLSKEFYSGEVVEKGEALRLIRTCSVVNLAGERSVSLAVENEIGTPEAIREIEDVPFLMIYKFSG from the coding sequence GTGCCCGCTCCGTCGCCAAAGTGGCGTAGGATGGACCACAAGGGCTTCTCGGTCAGGACGGCTGCCTTCCAGGGGAGGGTCCTGGTCAACATCTGCGACGAGGAACTCGTAGGCAAGGTCGTCGAGGAGGGGAAGCTCAAGGTCCACCTGTCCAAGGAGTTCTATTCCGGCGAAGTCGTCGAGAAGGGCGAGGCTCTCAGGCTCATCCGCACTTGCTCCGTGGTGAACCTTGCAGGTGAGAGGTCGGTCTCGCTCGCAGTAGAGAACGAAATCGGGACCCCAGAGGCGATCCGTGAGATCGAAGACGTGCCGTTCCTGATGATCTACAAGTTCTCCGGCTAG
- the dnaJ gene encoding molecular chaperone DnaJ: protein MAEKDYYKVLGVQKGATKQQVKDAYRKLALEFHPDRNKSPEAEARFKEVSEAYAVLSDDEKRKQYDAYGREGVYRRYSQEDIFRGADFGEFFRGSGFGGFDDLFAQFFGGGGPRRASRGEDLTYHLNVGLEDVVGDLAKEIDVPREEVCGTCKGSGAKAGTSPSACQTCGGTGQVQRVQSSGFARMVRISACGTCAGRGYVIDSPCGACQGRGTVERQRKIRVMIPGGVEDGQTLRLRGEGNAGENGEPPGDLYVVVNVAPHKVFGRRESDIYLETKVGVVDAMTGTELEVPTLYGALKLTVPHGTQPGTVFKVKGKGLPKNGSWGKGDQYVKVDVEVPKSLSSAQKELLKKFRDA from the coding sequence GTGGCGGAGAAGGACTACTACAAGGTTCTGGGGGTCCAGAAGGGAGCGACCAAGCAGCAGGTCAAGGACGCCTATAGGAAGCTGGCTCTCGAATTCCACCCTGACAGGAACAAGTCGCCCGAGGCGGAGGCCCGGTTCAAGGAAGTCTCAGAGGCGTACGCGGTCCTCTCTGACGATGAGAAGAGAAAGCAGTACGATGCCTATGGACGGGAAGGAGTCTACAGGAGGTACTCGCAGGAGGACATCTTCAGGGGGGCGGACTTCGGGGAGTTCTTCAGGGGGTCGGGGTTTGGGGGCTTTGACGACCTCTTCGCCCAGTTCTTCGGCGGGGGAGGGCCCCGGAGGGCGAGCCGCGGGGAGGACCTGACCTACCATCTCAACGTGGGGTTGGAGGACGTCGTCGGAGACCTTGCGAAGGAGATAGACGTCCCAAGGGAGGAGGTGTGCGGGACCTGCAAGGGCAGCGGGGCCAAGGCCGGGACGAGCCCCAGTGCTTGTCAGACTTGCGGCGGGACGGGTCAGGTCCAGAGGGTCCAGTCCTCAGGGTTCGCCAGGATGGTGAGGATATCGGCGTGCGGGACCTGCGCAGGAAGGGGATACGTGATCGACTCGCCCTGCGGCGCGTGCCAGGGAAGGGGGACGGTCGAAAGGCAGAGGAAGATCAGGGTGATGATCCCCGGGGGAGTAGAGGATGGGCAGACCCTCCGCCTGAGGGGCGAGGGCAACGCAGGAGAGAACGGGGAACCTCCCGGAGACCTGTACGTGGTCGTCAACGTGGCGCCGCACAAGGTCTTCGGGCGGAGGGAGAGCGACATCTACCTTGAGACTAAGGTGGGGGTCGTGGACGCGATGACTGGGACTGAGCTCGAAGTGCCGACGCTATATGGTGCGTTGAAGCTCACGGTCCCTCATGGGACGCAGCCGGGGACCGTGTTCAAGGTCAAGGGAAAGGGCCTCCCCAAGAACGGGTCGTGGGGGAAAGGGGACCAGTACGTGAAGGTGGACGTCGAGGTTCCCAAGAGCCTGAGCTCGGCACAGAAGGAGCTGCTGAAGAAGTTCAGGGACGCCTAG
- the dnaK gene encoding molecular chaperone DnaK, whose protein sequence is MSSAREKIIGIDLGTTNSAAAVVEAGRPVVIPSAEGATPSGKMFPSVVAFTQDGQLLVGEPAKRQVVTNPEGTIFEIKRKMGTDYKVTAYGKQYSPEQVSAFILQKIKHDADVFLGYPVKKAVITVPAHFNDNQRQSTKDAGEIAGLEVVRIINEPTAASLAYGLDKSDKEMKILVFSFGGGTHDATIMEFGQGVFQVLATSGDTQTGGTDIDNAVINVLLQEFRSRTGIDLSGDRTAMARLKEAAERAKIELSNLTSTDVDLPFIASDASGPKNLHYTLTRTKLEEVARPIVSKTEQTIRKVMSDSKLTPSQVDKVILIGGMTRMPLVRKFVEDVAGKQAERGVDPMEAVAIGAAIQGAVLAGEIKDILLLDVTPLSLGVETLGGITEHLIEKNATIPTKRSKVFTTAADFQTAVTIHVVQGERSMASDNVSLGMFNLAGIPPSPRGVPQIEVTFDIDANGILTVAAKDTGTGKENKIAITASTKLSKEEKERLVKDAESFAEQDKKKKEEAELRNEADSILYTTERTKRDLEGKVDKGSLDRVDAAAAELRKAMEGKDPAVLREKNEALKKILQEVGASLYQQAQQQPQGQAPGAQAGAGDGAEVKDADYKVVDEGK, encoded by the coding sequence ATGAGTAGCGCAAGAGAGAAGATCATAGGGATCGACCTCGGGACCACCAACTCCGCCGCTGCGGTCGTGGAGGCGGGAAGGCCCGTGGTGATACCCAGCGCAGAGGGGGCGACTCCCTCGGGGAAGATGTTCCCGTCGGTGGTGGCTTTCACTCAGGACGGGCAGCTGCTGGTTGGGGAGCCCGCGAAGAGGCAGGTAGTGACGAATCCGGAGGGGACCATCTTCGAGATCAAGAGGAAGATGGGGACAGACTACAAAGTGACCGCGTACGGCAAGCAGTATTCGCCCGAGCAGGTCAGCGCGTTCATCCTTCAGAAGATCAAGCACGACGCCGACGTCTTCCTCGGGTATCCGGTCAAGAAGGCGGTCATCACCGTGCCGGCGCACTTCAACGACAACCAGAGGCAATCAACCAAGGACGCCGGGGAGATCGCCGGCCTTGAAGTGGTAAGGATAATCAACGAGCCGACCGCGGCGTCGCTTGCGTACGGGCTCGACAAGTCGGACAAGGAGATGAAGATCCTGGTCTTCAGCTTCGGGGGAGGGACACACGACGCCACGATAATGGAGTTCGGGCAGGGGGTCTTCCAGGTCCTCGCGACGTCGGGGGACACGCAGACCGGCGGGACGGACATCGACAACGCTGTCATCAACGTGCTCCTTCAGGAGTTCCGCTCGAGGACAGGGATCGACCTGTCGGGCGACAGGACCGCGATGGCGAGGCTCAAGGAGGCCGCCGAGAGGGCAAAGATCGAGCTCTCGAACCTCACCTCTACTGATGTCGACCTGCCGTTCATCGCGAGCGACGCCTCCGGCCCCAAGAACCTGCACTACACGCTCACCAGGACGAAGCTTGAGGAGGTCGCCAGGCCCATAGTCTCCAAGACCGAGCAGACGATAAGAAAGGTGATGTCAGACTCGAAGCTGACTCCGTCGCAGGTGGACAAGGTCATACTGATCGGAGGCATGACGAGGATGCCCCTCGTAAGGAAGTTCGTGGAGGACGTGGCTGGCAAGCAGGCGGAGAGGGGTGTCGACCCGATGGAGGCGGTCGCGATCGGGGCGGCGATTCAGGGCGCCGTGCTCGCAGGCGAGATCAAGGACATCCTCCTCCTCGACGTGACTCCCCTTTCGCTCGGGGTCGAGACGCTCGGAGGGATCACTGAGCATCTGATCGAAAAGAACGCGACTATCCCGACGAAGCGCAGCAAGGTCTTCACCACAGCTGCCGACTTCCAGACTGCGGTCACGATTCACGTGGTCCAGGGCGAGAGGTCGATGGCGTCAGACAACGTCTCCCTTGGGATGTTCAACCTCGCGGGGATTCCGCCCTCCCCGAGAGGAGTGCCTCAGATCGAAGTGACCTTCGACATAGACGCCAACGGGATCCTGACGGTGGCCGCGAAGGACACCGGGACCGGGAAGGAGAACAAGATCGCAATCACGGCGTCGACCAAGCTGTCGAAGGAGGAGAAAGAGAGACTCGTGAAGGACGCCGAGTCGTTCGCAGAACAGGACAAGAAGAAGAAGGAGGAGGCGGAGCTGAGGAACGAAGCGGACTCGATACTTTACACCACGGAGAGGACCAAGAGGGACCTGGAGGGCAAGGTGGATAAGGGAAGCCTGGACAGGGTCGACGCCGCGGCAGCAGAGCTGAGGAAGGCCATGGAGGGGAAGGACCCTGCCGTCCTTAGGGAGAAGAACGAGGCGCTCAAGAAAATCCTTCAGGAGGTGGGCGCTTCGTTGTACCAGCAGGCGCAGCAGCAGCCCCAGGGTCAGGCTCCGGGAGCGCAGGCGGGGGCGGGCGACGGGGCCGAGGTGAAGGACGCTGACTACAAGGTAGTCGACGAAGGCAAGTAG
- a CDS encoding nucleotide exchange factor GrpE: MLSEQDDSSTEGPHAERELGAELAQERTKNSEILSRLKYAQADLENLRKRSEREAKEVAERRIGALVSRLLPVADELDLALQHGAGESSGTELAEGLMMVRRNLFAALEAEGLEKIECVGRRFDPKLHEAVEKVQGEGEEDTVVGELRPGYTFRGHLMRPSMVKVELAIRPAQEAKGDE; the protein is encoded by the coding sequence ATGTTGTCTGAACAGGACGATTCCAGCACAGAGGGACCTCACGCTGAGCGGGAGCTCGGCGCCGAGCTCGCCCAAGAAAGGACGAAGAACTCAGAGATACTCAGCAGGCTGAAGTACGCCCAGGCAGACCTCGAGAACCTCAGGAAGAGGTCTGAGAGGGAGGCGAAGGAGGTCGCGGAGCGCAGGATCGGAGCCCTGGTGAGCAGGCTTCTGCCCGTCGCTGACGAGCTTGACCTGGCGCTGCAGCACGGGGCCGGGGAGTCCTCCGGGACGGAGCTGGCCGAGGGGCTGATGATGGTAAGGAGGAACCTCTTCGCTGCGCTGGAGGCGGAGGGCCTGGAGAAGATAGAGTGCGTGGGGAGGCGGTTCGACCCGAAGCTTCACGAAGCGGTCGAAAAGGTTCAGGGCGAGGGGGAAGAGGACACGGTCGTCGGAGAGCTGCGCCCCGGATACACCTTCAGAGGCCACTTGATGAGACCCAGCATGGTAAAGGTTGAATTGGCTATCAGGCCGGCGCAGGAGGCGAAGGGCGATGAGTAG
- a CDS encoding serine protein kinase RIO → MESDDESPKMRERLLKSERDNRYLRKDSDQRKVMEEVFDRSTLLAVEELFARKDLSELHGVVKAGKEARVYRGEDPSGRPVAVKIYLVSSSGFRKRMGYIAGDRRFGKLPSGSRETIYLWTRKEFKNLQLAEHAGVRVPSPLTFHKNILLMEYIGVPPEPAPTFAEAEVDEGDYHWTFETIGRLRNEAKLVHADLSEFNVFKQPDERVLFDMGSAVLSSHPQAETFLRRDVSNMVRFFSKRGLKSRDADYWMAKITG, encoded by the coding sequence GTGGAGTCAGACGACGAGTCCCCCAAGATGCGCGAGAGGCTCCTCAAATCGGAGCGCGACAACCGCTACCTGCGCAAGGACTCCGACCAGAGGAAGGTCATGGAGGAGGTCTTTGACAGGTCGACTCTCCTTGCGGTCGAGGAGCTCTTCGCCAGGAAGGACCTCTCCGAGCTCCACGGAGTCGTCAAGGCCGGAAAGGAGGCTAGGGTCTACCGCGGCGAAGACCCCTCGGGACGTCCGGTAGCAGTCAAGATCTACCTCGTCTCATCATCGGGCTTTCGAAAGAGGATGGGATACATTGCAGGGGATAGGCGCTTCGGCAAGCTCCCGTCCGGCTCCCGCGAGACGATATACCTGTGGACTCGCAAGGAGTTCAAGAACCTGCAACTCGCCGAGCACGCCGGGGTCAGGGTCCCGTCCCCGCTGACCTTCCACAAGAACATCCTCCTGATGGAGTACATCGGAGTCCCGCCTGAGCCTGCCCCCACCTTCGCCGAAGCTGAGGTGGACGAAGGGGACTACCACTGGACCTTCGAGACAATCGGCCGCCTCAGGAACGAGGCGAAGCTGGTCCACGCCGACCTCTCAGAGTTCAACGTCTTCAAGCAGCCCGACGAGAGGGTCCTATTCGACATGGGCTCCGCGGTCCTCTCCTCCCACCCTCAAGCCGAAACCTTCCTCAGGCGGGACGTCTCCAACATGGTGAGGTTCTTTAGTAAGCGCGGTCTCAAGAGCAGGGACGCTGATTACTGGATGGCAAAGATCACAGGATGA
- a CDS encoding RNA-binding protein has protein sequence MSFEQVVRIPLERVGAVIGREGTGKKFLEGELGVTLKVDSKEGLVTIRSGSADSDPFAATRVIEAIGRGFSPQHARRLLEEGSAFEVIDLRDYAGKSANSLERLRGRVIGLKGKSRRVIEELTGCNLSVYGRTVAIVGGANEVRLAADAIRSLATGSQHRTVYNTLQKARTKRKMERMFLWEGTSPETMEEKLSRLEG, from the coding sequence ATGAGCTTCGAACAGGTCGTAAGAATCCCCCTCGAGAGAGTGGGGGCGGTCATAGGACGGGAGGGGACAGGCAAGAAGTTCCTGGAGGGTGAGCTGGGAGTCACCCTCAAGGTCGACAGCAAGGAGGGCCTGGTCACCATCCGCTCGGGGTCGGCCGACTCGGACCCCTTCGCCGCCACCAGGGTCATCGAGGCGATCGGCAGGGGCTTCTCGCCCCAGCACGCCCGGCGCCTCTTGGAGGAGGGCTCTGCCTTCGAGGTGATCGACTTGCGCGACTACGCCGGCAAGAGCGCGAACTCCCTCGAAAGGCTCAGGGGGAGGGTCATCGGGCTCAAGGGGAAGTCCAGGCGAGTGATCGAAGAGCTGACGGGATGCAACCTCTCAGTCTATGGCAGGACCGTGGCGATCGTGGGAGGAGCCAACGAGGTGCGCCTCGCTGCAGACGCGATCCGCTCCCTTGCTACAGGCAGCCAGCACAGGACAGTCTACAACACCCTCCAGAAGGCGAGGACCAAGCGCAAGATGGAGAGGATGTTCCTCTGGGAAGGTACCTCTCCCGAAACTATGGAAGAAAAACTGAGCCGGCTGGAGGGTTAG
- a CDS encoding DNA topoisomerase VI subunit B — protein sequence MAGFTNPARALYMAVRELVENSMDAAELAGTPPDVYVRITSENTNPEFQDPKPYRLTVIDNGPGVAPQHVPSAFGKVFYGSKYVLRQSRGMFGLGGTMAILYGQITTNKPVTIMTSPDGKKKHTFQMMIDIGENRPVVLRRSSAEANGTTGTRVDLTLEGDYLRASQKIGDYFKQTALVASYANITFVDPLGQLTFYERVTTSMPPAPKETLPHPYGIDVEAFKRIIKLSEEHNMQSFMVAHFHRVGEKIATKFLEFAGVSPRLPPRRLNNLQIVSLVDALQRFPDFLAPDAACLSPVGEEILLAGINKELQPEFSTVITRPPSSYSGFPFLVEVGVAYGGKVLQPGVKLFRFANRIPLLYDESSDVSFKILNEDIDWRRYHIPPEAPVGVITHICSTKIPYKTVGKEYIADRPEIERDVKNAAREALRRLGLFMSKKGSMEAVQRKMNIYGKYLPLIAKFSAELAGQKRMPKYRNLIGDGPQDPDGEPVEDAGDAQAAALKEIEIEQKKIDQYGGDKEE from the coding sequence CTGGCGGGCTTCACCAACCCCGCCCGAGCCCTCTACATGGCGGTCCGCGAGCTCGTGGAGAACTCCATGGACGCCGCAGAGCTGGCTGGGACGCCTCCCGACGTCTACGTCAGGATCACCAGCGAGAACACGAACCCGGAGTTCCAGGACCCGAAGCCATACCGGCTGACGGTGATCGACAACGGCCCCGGGGTCGCCCCCCAGCACGTCCCCAGCGCCTTCGGGAAGGTCTTCTACGGCTCGAAGTACGTCCTCCGGCAGTCGCGCGGTATGTTCGGGCTCGGAGGCACGATGGCGATACTCTATGGGCAGATCACGACCAACAAGCCGGTCACGATCATGACCTCGCCCGACGGCAAGAAGAAGCACACCTTCCAGATGATGATAGACATCGGAGAGAACAGGCCCGTGGTCCTCCGCCGCTCTTCCGCAGAGGCGAACGGCACGACTGGGACCAGGGTCGACTTGACCCTCGAGGGCGACTACCTCAGGGCCTCGCAGAAGATCGGCGATTACTTCAAACAGACTGCTCTGGTCGCGAGCTACGCGAACATCACCTTCGTCGACCCGCTGGGCCAGCTCACATTCTACGAAAGGGTCACGACCTCGATGCCCCCTGCCCCGAAGGAGACCCTTCCCCATCCCTATGGGATCGATGTCGAGGCCTTCAAGCGGATCATCAAGCTCTCCGAGGAGCACAACATGCAGTCGTTCATGGTCGCGCACTTCCACAGGGTCGGGGAGAAGATCGCGACCAAGTTCCTAGAGTTTGCGGGAGTCAGCCCGAGGCTTCCCCCCAGGCGTCTCAACAACCTCCAGATCGTCTCGCTCGTGGACGCGCTCCAACGCTTCCCCGACTTCCTGGCTCCCGACGCTGCCTGCCTCTCGCCCGTAGGGGAGGAGATACTGCTCGCAGGGATCAACAAGGAGCTCCAGCCCGAGTTCTCCACAGTGATCACCCGCCCCCCTTCGTCATACTCTGGGTTCCCATTCCTGGTCGAAGTCGGGGTCGCCTACGGAGGGAAGGTCCTCCAGCCGGGGGTCAAGCTCTTCAGGTTCGCGAACCGCATACCACTGCTCTACGACGAAAGCTCTGACGTCAGCTTCAAGATCCTCAACGAGGACATCGACTGGAGGAGGTACCACATCCCTCCCGAGGCCCCTGTGGGAGTGATCACCCACATCTGTTCCACCAAGATCCCCTACAAGACCGTCGGCAAGGAGTACATCGCGGACAGGCCCGAGATCGAAAGGGACGTCAAGAACGCAGCGAGAGAGGCGCTACGGAGGCTGGGCCTCTTCATGTCGAAGAAGGGGAGCATGGAAGCGGTCCAGAGGAAGATGAACATCTACGGCAAGTACCTCCCCCTCATAGCGAAGTTCTCCGCCGAGCTCGCGGGCCAGAAGCGCATGCCAAAGTACAGGAACCTGATCGGGGATGGCCCTCAGGACCCCGACGGCGAGCCCGTCGAGGACGCAGGCGATGCCCAAGCCGCAGCCCTGAAGGAGATCGAGATTGAGCAAAAGAAAATCGACCAGTACGGCGGAGACAAGGAAGAGTAG
- a CDS encoding DNA topoisomerase IV subunit A, which translates to MSKRKSTSTAETRKSSAQALLKDLGQSVYSDLDAGRFPSLTFASRSVRNIVYDKKLQQFILGAATVKRSSGNIKHIRPFTQLLWLAFFAKKLVDEKKTSTLRDVFYSAQAFGVEFVDQAESDELITDLEVVMQMAREGMHIFPEERSAIFGDLTIEYTVPGYEGKRADMSGNPDGVMIGPALTTAEFVDTDAEIVIAIEKGGLFTRFVEEQVHKKYKAILINTAGQPPRSTRFLLRRLNQELGLPVGILCDADPWGAHIAMVCKGGSANSAHLRELTTPDAVWLGVWASDIVKYKLPSDKLTDVDIKRLYELKADPRYTDKMWHDELDTFLRIKKKSEQEAFARYGLSYIVDKYLPEKLQLMKSF; encoded by the coding sequence TTGAGCAAAAGAAAATCGACCAGTACGGCGGAGACAAGGAAGAGTAGCGCCCAGGCCCTCCTTAAGGACCTGGGGCAGAGCGTCTACTCAGACCTCGACGCAGGGAGGTTCCCGAGCCTCACCTTTGCGAGCAGGTCCGTCAGGAACATAGTCTACGACAAGAAGCTCCAGCAGTTCATCCTGGGCGCGGCCACCGTCAAGAGGTCTTCCGGGAACATCAAGCACATACGCCCTTTCACCCAACTCCTGTGGCTCGCATTCTTCGCGAAGAAGCTGGTGGACGAAAAGAAGACCTCGACCCTCCGAGACGTCTTCTACTCTGCGCAAGCCTTCGGCGTGGAGTTCGTGGACCAGGCCGAGTCCGACGAGCTGATCACCGACCTGGAAGTCGTCATGCAGATGGCAAGGGAGGGGATGCACATCTTTCCGGAGGAGAGGAGCGCAATCTTCGGGGACCTCACCATCGAATACACGGTCCCCGGCTACGAGGGGAAGAGGGCAGACATGTCGGGTAACCCTGACGGCGTGATGATTGGGCCTGCCCTAACGACCGCCGAATTCGTAGACACAGACGCGGAGATCGTGATCGCGATCGAGAAGGGCGGCCTCTTCACTAGGTTCGTGGAAGAGCAGGTGCACAAGAAGTACAAGGCAATTCTGATCAACACCGCGGGCCAGCCGCCTAGGTCGACGCGGTTCCTACTCAGACGTCTCAACCAGGAGCTGGGGCTTCCCGTGGGCATCCTCTGCGACGCAGACCCTTGGGGTGCACACATAGCAATGGTTTGTAAGGGGGGCTCAGCCAATTCGGCTCACCTCCGGGAGCTCACCACCCCCGACGCCGTCTGGCTCGGGGTCTGGGCTTCGGACATCGTAAAGTACAAACTCCCTTCCGACAAGCTCACCGACGTCGACATCAAGCGCCTCTACGAGCTGAAGGCGGACCCACGTTATACGGACAAGATGTGGCACGACGAGCTGGACACTTTCCTCAGGATCAAGAAGAAGAGCGAGCAGGAGGCCTTCGCCAGATACGGGCTGAGCTACATCGTGGACAAGTACCTGCCCGAAAAGCTTCAGCTCATGAAGAGCTTCTAA
- a CDS encoding DNA alkylation repair protein translates to MEGVDAQAVIEEMRRKADPSVVKGMTRFGITTGSALGLSVPTIRAISKKLGRDHALAAALWKTKIHEARILAAMVDEPSKVTERQMEAWVSEFDSWDVCDGVCGTLFDKTPLAYGKAVEWSWREEEFVKRAGYALMAELAVHDKKAPDSAFEGFIPHIERGSTDPRNFVKKAVNWALRQIGKRNRRLNGIALRAAGRISKMDAPSAKWVAADAKRELSSAAVQRRLRSSS, encoded by the coding sequence ATGGAGGGCGTGGACGCGCAAGCTGTGATTGAGGAGATGAGGCGGAAGGCGGACCCCTCCGTTGTCAAAGGAATGACAAGGTTCGGGATCACCACCGGAAGTGCGCTGGGCCTCTCCGTGCCGACGATCAGGGCCATCTCGAAGAAGTTGGGGAGAGACCATGCGCTGGCCGCTGCCCTGTGGAAGACAAAGATCCACGAGGCAAGGATTCTTGCGGCTATGGTCGACGAGCCGTCGAAGGTGACTGAGAGGCAAATGGAAGCCTGGGTCTCGGAATTCGACTCCTGGGACGTCTGCGACGGTGTCTGCGGGACCCTCTTCGACAAGACCCCATTGGCATACGGGAAAGCCGTGGAGTGGAGCTGGAGGGAGGAGGAGTTCGTGAAGAGGGCTGGCTACGCGCTTATGGCCGAGCTGGCCGTCCATGACAAGAAGGCCCCGGACAGCGCCTTCGAAGGGTTCATTCCGCACATCGAGCGCGGCTCCACTGACCCCCGGAACTTTGTCAAGAAGGCGGTCAACTGGGCGCTGAGGCAGATTGGCAAGAGGAACAGGAGGCTCAACGGGATCGCCCTGAGGGCTGCCGGGAGGATCTCGAAGATGGATGCGCCCAGCGCGAAGTGGGTGGCCGCGGATGCGAAGAGGGAACTTTCGAGTGCAGCCGTGCAGAGGCGGCTTAGAAGCTCTTCATGA